A stretch of the Thermofilum adornatum genome encodes the following:
- a CDS encoding AAA family ATPase, which yields MVTIISLKANNFRRLNFKDPLYFPKGLTIIRGRNEAGKSTILEAILFGIYGDFNILREIRGDRQAKLLDVVNHASNRAKVEVTFEVEGRKFRVERIIEKVGENARQVDAKLFDVTSGNERLLASGTQKVNEEIVKLIRVDWREMIASNVIAQKDLERLIRLGKTDREKIINMFMGLESYNKAIETLQEEKRTKKAELEKKETEKKALEDYLRTLMSLEEELKKHREELQAIEQILPSLEEEEKRLSETVKYLEDLYKKLRERKSLLEKKKYLEENLKRNEEELSETRKKIELAKQGLAEAEEKLKQLQQEKEVLEKELTQTEKEYENGQSLLAKISELWNTLEESKRELENLEDEISIISEKLKTIEKVNTEIVQISEELKNTEEKIRKVRIPPLYIYASIGIALLGLFLSIFSLPAGLAILFSSLVPLFVGQQNKQKALLYLQDKKSKLLSQRSAMEGELRLLEREREEYEKLLKRKAELEEKQKQILGQLKSVAKLEDAVGLEQYVARLQEEVEKLQEKTEEVRKHYQQILSETSKTDQNIHNLKKTLEDLSINENARNKDIANIREQLKAVEEQYASIHVPQPPFEIEGLLMPVSENDVEDVEALLHVYHREYESKTREVASKKAEKNRLEQYIRQAEEQLKELPKIKEDLDRLEKDVKNLKIEVEAREKAIQVLRDISSKRRSMFAPSVEQNMNWIVSYVTGGRYKAVKINPDNYDIEVYDAEAGRWMRRDIYSGGTNDQMLLAMRIAFTLALLPSAKGTYPRFLFLDEPLGSSDQERRQQIVKLLANELTRVFDQVFLITHVEIEEPPNSTLIELVDGKVAETRRITSQEEG from the coding sequence ATGGTGACAATAATAAGTTTAAAGGCAAACAATTTCCGTAGACTGAACTTCAAGGATCCCCTCTACTTCCCAAAAGGCCTAACCATAATTAGGGGCAGAAACGAGGCCGGAAAATCAACAATACTTGAGGCTATCCTCTTTGGGATCTACGGCGACTTCAACATCCTTAGGGAGATCCGCGGAGACCGCCAAGCCAAGCTACTCGACGTGGTAAACCATGCCTCGAACCGTGCAAAAGTAGAAGTAACATTCGAGGTCGAGGGTAGAAAGTTTAGGGTTGAGAGGATTATAGAGAAAGTGGGAGAAAACGCTAGGCAAGTTGACGCAAAACTCTTCGACGTAACAAGCGGCAACGAAAGGCTATTGGCGTCGGGAACGCAGAAAGTCAACGAAGAGATAGTCAAGCTCATCCGTGTAGATTGGAGGGAAATGATTGCCTCCAACGTTATAGCCCAGAAGGACCTCGAGAGGCTTATACGTCTAGGGAAAACCGACAGAGAAAAAATCATAAACATGTTCATGGGGCTTGAAAGCTACAACAAGGCGATCGAGACACTTCAAGAAGAAAAAAGAACAAAAAAAGCTGAACTCGAGAAAAAAGAGACAGAAAAGAAGGCTCTAGAAGATTATTTAAGGACACTGATGAGCCTAGAAGAGGAACTGAAAAAGCATAGGGAAGAGCTCCAAGCTATTGAGCAGATTTTACCCAGCCTTGAAGAAGAAGAGAAGAGGCTAAGCGAGACGGTAAAATATCTCGAAGACCTATACAAAAAGCTTCGTGAAAGGAAAAGTCTGCTCGAGAAGAAAAAATACCTAGAAGAGAACCTGAAAAGAAATGAAGAAGAACTCTCGGAGACAAGGAAGAAAATTGAATTAGCAAAGCAGGGGCTTGCAGAAGCAGAAGAAAAGCTTAAGCAGCTCCAGCAAGAAAAAGAAGTGCTCGAAAAAGAACTTACCCAGACAGAAAAAGAGTATGAAAATGGGCAGAGCCTACTAGCCAAGATAAGCGAATTGTGGAATACTCTTGAAGAGTCGAAAAGGGAACTAGAGAACCTTGAAGATGAGATCTCGATTATTTCCGAGAAGCTTAAAACGATCGAAAAAGTAAACACAGAAATAGTTCAAATAAGCGAAGAGCTGAAGAACACCGAGGAAAAAATACGAAAAGTAAGGATACCACCCTTATACATTTATGCCTCAATCGGGATAGCTCTTCTGGGACTCTTCTTATCTATATTCAGTTTGCCAGCCGGCCTGGCCATACTTTTTTCAAGCTTGGTACCTCTATTCGTTGGCCAACAAAACAAGCAAAAGGCTTTACTATACCTGCAGGACAAAAAATCAAAGCTTCTGAGCCAGAGAAGCGCCATGGAAGGTGAACTCAGGCTTTTAGAAAGAGAAAGAGAAGAATACGAGAAACTACTAAAGAGAAAGGCTGAATTAGAGGAAAAGCAGAAACAGATCCTCGGCCAGCTCAAAAGCGTGGCTAAACTTGAAGACGCAGTGGGCCTCGAACAATATGTTGCTAGGCTACAGGAAGAGGTAGAAAAGCTCCAGGAAAAAACCGAAGAAGTGAGAAAACACTATCAACAAATATTGTCTGAGACATCAAAAACAGACCAAAACATACATAATCTCAAGAAAACTCTAGAAGACCTTTCTATAAACGAAAACGCTAGGAACAAAGACATAGCAAACATACGCGAACAACTCAAAGCAGTCGAAGAACAATATGCATCTATTCACGTCCCGCAACCACCATTCGAGATAGAGGGTCTCTTGATGCCCGTAAGCGAGAACGATGTCGAAGACGTGGAAGCACTCTTGCATGTCTACCATCGAGAATACGAATCTAAGACACGTGAAGTTGCAAGCAAAAAAGCCGAGAAAAACAGGCTTGAACAATATATTAGACAAGCAGAGGAACAGCTGAAAGAGCTTCCAAAAATAAAGGAAGACCTAGACAGGCTCGAAAAAGATGTCAAAAACCTTAAGATAGAGGTCGAGGCCCGTGAAAAAGCCATACAAGTTTTGAGGGACATATCCTCGAAGAGGAGGAGCATGTTTGCGCCAAGCGTAGAGCAAAACATGAACTGGATCGTTTCATACGTGACTGGAGGAAGATACAAGGCAGTAAAGATAAACCCAGACAACTACGACATAGAGGTCTACGACGCGGAGGCAGGCAGGTGGATGCGCCGCGACATATACAGCGGCGGCACCAATGACCAGATGCTTCTCGCAATGAGAATCGCATTTACGCTGGCTCTTCTACCCTCAGCGAAGGGAACCTACCCCCGGTTCTTGTTCCTAGACGAGCCGCTCGGCTCCTCTGACCAGGAGAGACGCCAACAAATAGTTAAACTCCTCGCCAACGAGCTGACCCGTGTATTCGACCAAGTCTTCCTAATTACACACGTCGAGATAGAGGAGCCTCCAAACTCCACTTTGATCGAGCTTGTAGACGGCAAAGTGGCAGAAACAAGAAGGATAACCTCACAAGAAGAAGGCTAG
- a CDS encoding metallophosphoesterase family protein, which produces MIRVVHTADNHLDPKFSFLGAKRFERRQDFFNSFRRVVEFALERKAHIVLVSGDLFDSVNPRNPIRTQVIRLFRRLSSEGIRVFMIAGNHDMPRSLEEGMSPLQEIEAAGYARFFSKTSEVEVEHLYIEGLDVAITGLSYDHTVGLDENPLKKNNVKLPDEGDVAIAMLHYNFSGISVPPSWRAPKVSWEDIPENYRYVALGHVHTSMTLPLRGKTLVAYPGSTERRSFQEEGDEAKGFLYVELGHDSLPRAEFVPVPTRPMKTVKVTLSEETEDPLREIVSRLPAPNKDLLLRLVVDGTLPLNKVSRYNRAALLRELEERFFAATIDDIDLKCTMQKIVSMGNEVKSPIEAFEEAVRELLSKAEGEEREVFNLALEIGRKVLEESGAW; this is translated from the coding sequence ATGATTAGGGTCGTCCACACGGCTGACAATCACTTGGACCCAAAGTTCAGCTTCCTCGGCGCTAAGAGGTTTGAGCGTAGACAGGACTTCTTCAACTCTTTCCGCAGAGTTGTAGAGTTTGCCCTAGAGAGAAAGGCCCACATTGTTCTGGTTTCGGGAGACCTCTTCGACTCTGTCAATCCGAGAAACCCGATAAGGACGCAGGTCATAAGGCTATTCAGGAGGCTGTCCAGCGAGGGCATCAGGGTCTTCATGATTGCTGGCAACCATGACATGCCGAGGAGCCTGGAGGAGGGAATGTCTCCACTACAGGAAATAGAGGCCGCCGGCTATGCGAGGTTCTTCTCGAAGACCAGCGAGGTCGAGGTCGAGCACCTCTACATTGAGGGTTTAGACGTAGCTATAACAGGCCTGAGCTATGACCACACTGTTGGGCTAGACGAGAACCCGCTGAAAAAGAACAATGTAAAGCTTCCAGATGAGGGCGACGTCGCGATAGCCATGCTTCACTACAACTTTAGCGGGATAAGTGTACCGCCGAGCTGGAGGGCCCCCAAGGTTTCATGGGAAGACATCCCAGAAAACTACCGCTACGTTGCTCTTGGACACGTGCATACAAGCATGACCCTTCCACTCAGGGGAAAGACCCTTGTAGCTTATCCTGGAAGCACAGAGAGGAGAAGCTTCCAAGAAGAGGGAGACGAGGCAAAGGGCTTCCTATATGTAGAGCTAGGCCATGACTCTCTGCCAAGGGCAGAGTTTGTCCCAGTGCCAACGAGGCCAATGAAGACTGTAAAGGTAACGCTGAGCGAAGAAACGGAGGACCCGTTGAGAGAAATCGTGTCCAGGCTACCGGCACCCAACAAAGACCTTTTGCTTCGACTCGTCGTTGACGGAACGCTTCCCTTAAACAAGGTGTCTAGGTACAACAGGGCGGCACTGCTTAGAGAACTCGAGGAAAGGTTCTTCGCCGCCACAATTGATGATATTGACCTCAAGTGCACCATGCAGAAAATAGTCAGCATGGGCAACGAGGTGAAGAGCCCGATAGAGGCCTTTGAGGAAGCAGTAAGGGAGCTACTTTCTAAGGCGGAGGGCGAAGAAAGGGAAGTCTTCAACTTGGCGCTTGAAATTGGTAGAAAGGTTCTAGAGGAGAGCGGGGCATGGTGA
- a CDS encoding ABC transporter ATP-binding protein — MANILEVDNVTKTFGGIVALQDVSISVPERGVVGLIGPNGSGKTTLFNVVSGFYVPDKGEVWYHNGGNSERIDGLNPNEVFAKGIVRTFQIPRLFKSLTVLENLLLTPFGQKGEHPLKAINPETWQEEEKALAKKAIELLNRFGLLEYANVRVSELSGAHMKLIETIRGLMTPARVFLLDEPAAGVEATAAHNLFRLVRELNANGYTFLIVEHRIEVMMQYVDYVYVLHNGQLLAEGKPDEVVSDKRVIEAYLGDANA; from the coding sequence GTGGCTAACATCCTAGAGGTAGACAATGTAACTAAGACTTTTGGAGGGATCGTAGCTTTGCAAGATGTAAGTATAAGCGTGCCAGAGAGAGGCGTTGTCGGCCTTATAGGCCCCAACGGCAGTGGAAAGACGACACTCTTCAACGTGGTCTCTGGCTTCTATGTGCCTGACAAGGGGGAGGTCTGGTACCACAATGGAGGCAACAGCGAGAGGATAGACGGCCTAAACCCCAACGAGGTGTTTGCAAAGGGCATAGTGAGGACCTTCCAGATACCACGCTTGTTCAAGTCCCTAACAGTCCTCGAAAACCTCCTGTTGACCCCCTTCGGCCAGAAAGGCGAGCATCCATTGAAAGCTATCAACCCTGAGACTTGGCAGGAAGAAGAGAAAGCGCTTGCAAAAAAGGCCATCGAACTACTAAATAGGTTTGGCCTCCTAGAATATGCAAACGTAAGGGTTTCAGAGCTGAGCGGGGCACACATGAAGCTCATAGAAACCATTAGGGGCCTTATGACGCCTGCAAGAGTATTCTTGCTAGACGAGCCGGCAGCCGGCGTAGAGGCCACAGCGGCACACAACCTGTTTAGGCTTGTGAGGGAGCTTAATGCTAACGGCTACACATTCCTAATAGTGGAGCATAGAATAGAGGTGATGATGCAGTACGTGGACTACGTCTATGTCCTCCACAACGGCCAGCTATTGGCAGAGGGGAAGCCGGACGAAGTTGTGTCAGATAAGAGGGTTATCGAGGCGTATTTAGGTGATGCCAATGCTTAA
- a CDS encoding sulfite exporter TauE/SafE family protein, with the protein MDSLSLLGLIALGLCSGGVTGLIGSSGVLIVVPALTLLFGLPIHTAIGTSLAVDVIASIIVSIVYYRMGNVELRSGLGLALGAVVGAQVGSRIAKYIPSANLGRGFGIFLVIIGAGRLSGKGLIGLLSSQHSPQSMDTKNVSGQNNSIKVGPIQVAVSLVLGFLLGIISGIFGAGGGIMFLLTLIVLLKYPLHKAVGTSTLMMTLTALSGAIGYALNGYVSPLAFILVGAGSIVGGRIGAVYANKVPEASLSKIIGIVFIALGIIMIAEQLL; encoded by the coding sequence ATGGACTCGCTGTCACTTCTAGGTCTTATAGCTTTGGGGCTTTGCTCGGGAGGCGTTACAGGGCTGATAGGATCAAGCGGCGTCCTAATCGTCGTTCCAGCGCTAACGCTCTTGTTTGGTCTTCCAATTCACACAGCTATTGGGACGAGCCTCGCAGTAGACGTGATAGCCTCTATAATCGTGTCAATTGTTTACTATAGGATGGGAAATGTAGAGCTAAGATCAGGCCTGGGGCTTGCACTTGGCGCAGTGGTTGGGGCACAGGTGGGAAGCAGGATTGCTAAATACATACCAAGCGCAAATTTAGGCAGGGGCTTTGGCATCTTTTTAGTCATCATTGGTGCAGGAAGACTAAGCGGAAAAGGACTAATCGGGCTACTAAGCTCCCAGCACTCCCCTCAAAGCATGGACACCAAGAATGTTTCGGGCCAAAATAATAGCATAAAGGTCGGGCCTATACAGGTCGCGGTCTCACTTGTTTTGGGTTTCCTCTTAGGGATAATCAGCGGCATCTTCGGCGCAGGAGGCGGTATAATGTTTCTTCTAACGCTCATAGTTCTCCTTAAGTATCCGCTACACAAGGCAGTCGGAACCTCCACATTGATGATGACTCTGACTGCTCTATCAGGAGCTATTGGCTATGCCCTCAACGGATATGTGTCGCCATTAGCCTTCATCTTGGTAGGTGCAGGAAGTATTGTGGGTGGGAGGATAGGCGCAGTATATGCAAACAAGGTTCCCGAAGCCTCCCTCTCAAAGATAATAGGAATAGTATTCATAGCCCTAGGGATAATAATGATTGCAGAACAACTACTATAA
- a CDS encoding AbrB/MazE/SpoVT family DNA-binding domain-containing protein, which translates to MKVRMGKRGVIVVPKAVRERLGLKEGMVLELEVKGDELVLRARDLWAELRARGEGPKFDVDMFERELDENEEKWLERRTENAWL; encoded by the coding sequence ATGAAGGTTAGGATGGGCAAGAGGGGCGTCATAGTTGTCCCCAAGGCTGTTAGAGAGAGACTTGGGCTCAAGGAGGGCATGGTTCTCGAGCTAGAGGTTAAAGGTGATGAACTTGTTTTGAGGGCGAGAGACTTATGGGCTGAGCTTAGGGCGAGGGGTGAGGGCCCAAAGTTTGATGTTGACATGTTTGAGAGGGAGCTAGATGAGAATGAAGAGAAATGGCTGGAAAGACGCACTGAAAATGCTTGGTTATAG
- a CDS encoding roadblock/LC7 domain-containing protein: protein MSVEEVRRVVEGVARVGGVEGFVVSSSDGLPLFSSLADKELEEKVVALTAVLSEVGNRASTELGKGEAEWITVNAPDGSGIIYTKLGQIGYLAVLFNKDTRLGVLLYTLRDIKKKLETA from the coding sequence GTGAGTGTTGAGGAGGTTAGGCGTGTTGTTGAAGGCGTGGCTAGGGTTGGTGGTGTTGAGGGTTTTGTTGTTTCGAGTAGTGATGGTTTGCCTTTGTTTAGTAGTCTGGCTGACAAGGAGCTGGAGGAGAAGGTTGTAGCGCTGACAGCTGTGTTGAGCGAGGTGGGCAACAGGGCTAGCACGGAGCTGGGAAAGGGTGAGGCAGAATGGATCACGGTCAACGCCCCAGACGGCTCGGGAATAATATACACCAAGCTAGGCCAAATAGGATACCTAGCAGTCCTATTCAACAAAGACACACGTCTAGGAGTACTACTATACACACTAAGAGACATAAAGAAAAAACTAGAGACAGCCTAG
- a CDS encoding protoglobin domain-containing protein → MSLREKILKNGLYSSLLLGINNQTKTTLHDMSHMVNLSKDEIVHACMYSLLQNSELARIFRERGLEPGYVRGILENILDEMFKGDFSEEHTVRIARLTFDLIKIGIPPRMLIMLMFILSQEIVRHSHSNSNQVKAIIQACGWLLSNMMESYFTIDEEVFANSLGITSGSYDRLLKLTAEKIYRNIDKELA, encoded by the coding sequence ATGAGTTTGCGAGAGAAAATACTAAAAAATGGGTTATACTCGAGTCTTCTACTCGGGATAAATAATCAGACTAAGACAACTCTCCACGATATGTCTCATATGGTCAATTTAAGTAAGGATGAAATTGTTCATGCCTGTATGTATTCCCTTCTGCAGAACTCTGAGTTAGCCCGAATATTTCGCGAGAGGGGGCTTGAACCTGGATACGTTAGAGGTATTTTGGAAAACATATTAGATGAGATGTTTAAAGGAGACTTCAGCGAAGAACATACAGTTAGAATCGCCAGGTTGACTTTTGATCTAATAAAGATAGGCATCCCGCCTAGGATGCTTATCATGCTTATGTTCATTCTTTCTCAAGAAATTGTAAGGCATAGCCATTCAAATTCCAATCAGGTAAAGGCAATCATACAAGCATGTGGATGGTTGCTGTCAAACATGATGGAGAGTTACTTTACGATAGATGAAGAGGTTTTCGCGAACAGCCTAGGTATCACTAGTGGAAGTTATGATCGTCTATTGAAGCTTACAGCTGAGAAAATTTACAGGAATATAGACAAAGAACTGGCTTAG
- a CDS encoding branched-chain amino acid ABC transporter permease, which translates to MIDVVGFLISWLTFLGIYGILAVSLNFESGTSGVTNFGKVFFYGLGAYIGAALTVYLFLLLSGVDTSKVSPFDIEGIVLLGELATKNPILDIGLLVASLVLAFLVAGIVGYLLSYPIIRVGPAFVGFTLLSTGELFRIFVQHYEPLGGSKGIMSIPHPFAWVPNPTLRALLYLFIVLALLALTYFVFRRLYNSPLGRTLRAVRDDEIAALCLGKHVPRLKAMVLFIGSGFAGMAGVLLAFYYSSINPDIFVPAVTFNVWAMIILGGMGNLEGSLLGAAIFTLFDRLLAFVTPQLGITIISPDYIRGFLVGFLIVVVLLFRPQGILKEGKIETPAWKVYEEEVKGEKSG; encoded by the coding sequence ATGATAGATGTGGTTGGTTTCCTGATAAGCTGGCTTACGTTCTTAGGGATATATGGTATACTCGCTGTAAGCCTGAACTTCGAGTCTGGCACTAGCGGTGTGACAAACTTTGGAAAGGTGTTTTTCTATGGCCTCGGAGCCTATATCGGTGCAGCTTTGACGGTTTACCTTTTCCTTTTGCTTAGCGGTGTAGATACATCTAAAGTTTCACCCTTTGATATCGAGGGAATTGTGCTTCTAGGCGAACTAGCTACGAAGAATCCTATTCTCGATATAGGACTACTGGTAGCATCATTGGTTTTAGCTTTTCTGGTAGCCGGCATAGTAGGGTATCTCCTTAGCTATCCAATTATAAGGGTTGGACCGGCATTTGTAGGCTTCACATTACTTAGTACAGGCGAGCTTTTCAGGATCTTTGTCCAACACTATGAGCCACTAGGAGGAAGCAAGGGCATAATGTCTATTCCGCACCCATTTGCCTGGGTACCTAATCCAACGCTGAGGGCATTGCTCTACCTATTTATCGTATTGGCTCTTCTAGCACTTACTTACTTTGTATTTCGCCGTCTCTACAATTCGCCACTCGGGCGAACACTAAGGGCAGTAAGAGATGACGAGATAGCTGCACTGTGCCTAGGCAAACACGTACCAAGGCTTAAGGCAATGGTTCTCTTTATTGGGTCGGGTTTCGCTGGTATGGCCGGTGTACTCTTAGCCTTTTACTATAGCTCAATTAATCCAGACATATTTGTTCCTGCAGTTACATTCAATGTTTGGGCAATGATAATTCTTGGAGGTATGGGCAACCTTGAAGGTTCGCTTCTAGGTGCCGCTATCTTTACTCTCTTTGACAGGCTCCTCGCCTTTGTGACGCCACAGCTCGGCATAACAATTATCTCACCCGACTATATCAGAGGATTCCTGGTAGGCTTCTTGATCGTTGTTGTCCTCCTTTTCCGTCCTCAGGGAATCCTGAAGGAGGGAAAGATAGAGACACCTGCATGGAAGGTATATGAAGAAGAGGTAAAGGGTGAGAAAAGTGGCTAA
- a CDS encoding ATP-binding protein: MAELKQVGRIVEESTPETFIFVTSKDVYPAKYEYVLVKSRELVNGEEREVDVLCQVVGVVSRSTAYTSKLDFESLERIYQAGIDDSNLLCVARSLGFIAEENGRKTVLVPRRAFFPGNPVYLAPDGFVREFFSYPSEEGIHIGSLVSRTSVDVYLSVNGFRRHVAVIAQTGAGKSYTVGVILEELLRLGATAVVIDPHADYVFLSRDREMRRHEASDRVLVFRNPNSTGRYDPSQLDNVHELTVKFADLEPEDIARIAGIPEKWSNIRSVIRSAVGELRKTSNSYTLDDLLEELQRLMKTEKAKKAASAEAAYSRLVRLKKFKVFGSVTTSVRDEILKPGHISVIDLSGLNDASQDYIVSWVLEEIYRLRYSGEFRYPVFIVVEEAHRFIPNKSLNRSTMSSDVIRMIAAEGRKFGVFLILVTQRPSKIDADALSQCNSQIILRITNPADQKAVAEASERLGAELMKDLPGLNVGEAVIVGELTRVPVIVKVRHRRTREGGADIDLVEELRKARSEIGLKISRGRSEDLFSEV, encoded by the coding sequence ATGGCTGAGTTAAAGCAGGTTGGGAGGATTGTCGAGGAGTCTACGCCTGAGACTTTCATATTTGTAACGAGCAAGGATGTGTATCCAGCGAAGTACGAGTATGTCCTTGTCAAGTCCCGGGAGCTCGTTAATGGGGAGGAGAGGGAAGTAGACGTATTGTGCCAGGTTGTTGGTGTAGTTAGTAGGAGCACCGCATATACTAGCAAGCTGGACTTCGAAAGCCTGGAGAGGATTTACCAGGCAGGGATAGACGACTCTAACCTTCTATGTGTTGCCAGGAGCCTTGGGTTTATCGCGGAGGAAAATGGGAGGAAAACGGTTCTCGTGCCTAGACGGGCGTTTTTCCCGGGGAACCCAGTCTATCTCGCGCCAGACGGGTTTGTGAGGGAGTTTTTCTCTTATCCGTCGGAAGAGGGGATACACATTGGAAGCCTTGTAAGTAGGACAAGTGTAGACGTGTATCTCTCAGTGAACGGGTTCAGGAGACACGTAGCCGTCATAGCCCAGACTGGAGCTGGCAAGTCATATACGGTGGGAGTTATTCTTGAGGAACTGCTGAGGCTCGGGGCGACTGCCGTCGTGATTGACCCGCATGCTGACTATGTTTTCCTTAGCAGGGACAGGGAGATGAGGAGGCACGAGGCTTCAGACAGGGTTCTGGTTTTTAGGAATCCTAACAGTACTGGTAGATATGACCCCAGCCAGCTAGACAACGTCCACGAGCTCACGGTGAAGTTTGCAGACCTAGAGCCCGAAGATATTGCAAGGATCGCCGGGATACCTGAGAAGTGGAGCAACATTAGGAGCGTCATTAGGAGCGCTGTTGGGGAGCTGAGAAAAACCTCTAATAGCTATACATTGGACGATTTATTAGAAGAGCTACAGAGACTCATGAAGACCGAAAAGGCCAAGAAAGCAGCAAGCGCTGAGGCTGCCTATAGCCGACTAGTTAGGCTAAAAAAGTTCAAGGTGTTTGGGAGCGTTACGACGTCTGTCAGGGACGAGATCCTGAAGCCGGGGCACATAAGCGTTATAGACCTCTCGGGCCTCAACGACGCTAGCCAGGACTACATAGTGAGCTGGGTCCTAGAAGAAATATACCGCCTCAGGTATTCGGGCGAATTCAGGTACCCAGTCTTCATAGTAGTAGAGGAGGCACACAGGTTTATTCCAAACAAGTCCCTTAACCGTTCAACCATGTCTTCGGACGTCATCAGGATGATTGCCGCCGAGGGCAGAAAGTTCGGGGTATTCTTGATACTGGTCACCCAGAGGCCCAGCAAGATAGACGCGGACGCCCTGAGCCAGTGCAACAGCCAGATAATACTGAGGATAACAAACCCAGCGGACCAGAAGGCTGTCGCAGAGGCAAGCGAGAGGCTTGGGGCAGAGCTCATGAAGGACCTGCCCGGGCTCAATGTTGGAGAGGCTGTTATTGTGGGTGAGCTTACACGTGTTCCCGTAATTGTCAAGGTTAGGCATAGGCGAACCAGGGAGGGCGGCGCAGACATAGACCTCGTAGAGGAGCTGAGGAAGGCTAGGAGCGAGATAGGGTTAAAGATTAGTAGGGGTAGGAGTGAAGACCTGTTCTCAGAGGTCTAG
- a CDS encoding ABC transporter ATP-binding protein — MLKISELYSGYGKMRVIQGVSLELSKGEILAILGPNGAGKTTLLNSVFGIATIHSGDIYLDGTKITGKKPSEIVKLGVSYSPQLDNVFPNLTVEENLYVGAFIRGRDPKIKEDIENIFELFPEIKRRRHQKAKTLSGGERQMLAVARALMTNPKVLLLDEPTAGLSPKAGITLMRKVREIKETMNIAVLVVEQNVARALEVADKASVLVGGRILREGSAEEFRHIEIEKLFFGK, encoded by the coding sequence ATGCTTAAAATAAGCGAACTATACTCTGGATACGGCAAAATGAGGGTTATCCAGGGGGTAAGCCTCGAGCTTTCAAAGGGAGAAATACTGGCTATCCTTGGCCCAAACGGTGCAGGGAAAACCACGCTCCTAAACTCGGTTTTTGGGATAGCGACCATACATAGTGGAGATATCTATCTCGACGGCACAAAGATAACTGGCAAAAAGCCATCAGAAATAGTCAAGCTAGGGGTAAGCTACTCTCCACAGCTAGACAACGTTTTCCCAAACCTCACCGTAGAGGAAAACCTCTACGTCGGCGCCTTTATAAGGGGCAGAGACCCAAAAATCAAGGAAGACATCGAGAACATCTTCGAGCTCTTCCCCGAGATAAAGAGGAGAAGACACCAAAAAGCAAAGACACTGAGCGGCGGAGAGAGGCAGATGCTTGCAGTGGCCCGCGCACTCATGACGAACCCCAAGGTCTTACTACTAGACGAGCCTACAGCCGGTCTTTCGCCAAAAGCCGGGATAACTCTTATGCGAAAGGTCAGAGAAATAAAGGAAACAATGAACATAGCCGTTCTAGTCGTGGAGCAAAACGTTGCGAGAGCCCTCGAGGTAGCAGACAAAGCCTCTGTCCTTGTGGGCGGGAGAATACTCAGAGAAGGCTCAGCCGAAGAATTTAGGCACATAGAGATAGAGAAGCTCTTCTTTGGAAAATAA